A region of the Roseibium algicola genome:
CGTTTCGGCCGGGCTTATGCGCGTTGCGCTCGGGACGGACACCGGCGGGTCGATCCGTGCACCTGCGGCCTATTGCGGTGTGGTTGGGTTGAAGCCGACCACGGGCCTGGTTTCAGCGTCAGGGTGTTTTCCGTTGTCGCAGAGCCTCGATGTCATTGGCCCCCTCTCCGCCTGCGTCGAAGACGCTGCCGTCATTCTGGAGGCGCTCGCCCCTGCGAGCCGTGCTGCAGCTGACATCGGACAGGAGCTCTCGGGACTTCGCATCGCCTACGCCCGGGACTGGTTCGTTGATGATCCTGCGGCGGATCCTGACCTTGTCCGAGCCATGGACGACACCGCCGCGCTCCTTTCCTTGCTCGGTGCCAGAATAGAGCTGGTGACGCTGCCGCCCTATCAAAGGCTCGAGGACGCGGCCACTGTCATCTTGCAGGCGGAGGCTCTTCAGAACCATTTGGTGGGTCTGCGCAACCGGTTCGAAGCCTATGGTAAAGACGCACGCCGGAACCTTCTGACAGGAGCTGTTCTGGACGAACAGGACGTCGTGCATGCCCGTGGCATTGCGCATCGTTTCAGGCAGGAGGTCGACGTATTGCTGGCGCAGCACAGCGCACTTCTCATGCCGACCACGCTCGGCACCGCACCGAAGTTCACCGCCTTTGCCGACGGCGCGGTCTGGACCGCAATGCGCACCATGCCGTTCAACATGTCAGGGCATCCGGCGATTTCGCTTCCCTGCGGGTTCGGCGCGAACGGCTTGCCGCTCGGCTGCCAGCTTGTCGGAGCTTTCGGGCAGGAAGCGTTGCTCTGCCGGCTCGCTTACCAGCTCGAACAATCCAGCAACCATTCGGCCCGGCCCGCGATCGGGGCCGAGCCGGTATCGCTGGATTATCCCTGAAGTCGGTCGAGGCGCAGCTGCGCCGCGCGGCGGTGGCCTTCAAGCCCTTCTGAGGCGGACTGGCGGACTGCCGGCGGCGCGACCTCGCGGATGCCGTCCTCGTCCATCCACTGGTGGGTTACGGTCTTGATGTATGACCCTACCCAAAGCCCGCCGGTGTAACGTCCGGCGCCCATGGTCGGCAGCGTGTGGTTGGTGCCGCAGCACTTGTCGGAATAGACGACGCTGGCGTTCGGACCGATGAAGAGCGAGCCGTAGTGCTTCAGCTTCCTGGCGAAGGTCTTGGCATCCTCAGTGTGCACCTGCAGGTGTTCGGCGGCGACGATGTCCGAATAGGCGATCATTGTCGCCTCGTCCGGGCAGACGGAAATCTCGCCGTAGTCTTTCCAGGCCTGGCCGGCGGTGGCTGCCGTCGACAGGCTCTTCAGCTGAACGTCCACTTCTCTCAGGACCGCTTCCGCAAGGTCCGCGTTTGTCGTGATGAGGCCCACCCGGGTTCTGGTGTCGTGCTCGGCCTGTGCCAGAAGATCGGTGGCGATCATCTCAGCGTCGCCAGTGTGATCGGCGAGTATGAAGATTTCCGATGGACCGGCGAGCTGGTCGATCCCGACAGGGCCGAAAACCTGACGCTTGGCTTCATTGACGAAGGCGTTGCCTGGGCCGACAATCTTGTCGACAGGTGGAACGGACTGCGTGCCGAGCGCCATCGCAGCGATTGCCTGCGCCCCACCGATCCGGAAAATCCGGTCGGCGCCGGAAAGGTGGCAGCCCGCAATCATCGCTTCATGGGCGTTCGGCGGAAGGCAGGCGATGATTTCGCCGACACCGGCCACCTTCGCCGGGACGATCGACATGATCGGCGCGGACAGGAGCGGGTAGCGGCCACCAGGGACGTAGCAACCGACCCGGTCGAGCGGAATGTTGCGGTGCCCGAGGTGAACACCTGGCCGGATCTCGACTTCCAGATCCTGCAGGGTTCCGAACTGGGCCCTGGCGAACATGCGCACGTTGGAAATTGCGAACTCGGTGTCTTCGCGTGTCTGCGGGTCCAGCCTTTCGACTGCTGCCTCACGCTCTTCAGCAGTGACCTCGAACCGGTCGAGCGCCGCCTTGTCGAATTTCTCAGAATAGTCACGGACGGCAGCATCACCTTCTGCGGCAACCCGCTTGAGCACTTCTGCGACCAGTGTTTCGACGCTGGCATTGTCGGCAATCGCATCGCGTGCCGGGGATTTCACAAACCGGATGGTGTCCGGGATGGGTAGTCTCGTCATTTGTCTCTCTCAGGTCCCTGCGGCGCAATAGGCCGGCCACACCACGCAGATCGTGGCCGAAAGCTGAAACATCACAGGAAACATCCGGATCGGGAGCGTGATCGGTGTTTCCCGGCAGCCGGTCCGGTAGAGCGCTGCGAGCGCATCTCGGTAATGAGAGGCGGCGCATCGTGACCGTGGAATTCCTCTTGTCGATCGTGGATCGAACAACGGTGCCGGTGC
Encoded here:
- a CDS encoding amidase is translated as MDDVLDSPLRRQQELIATGQVSACEIASALVARIERRDGAIRSVVHLSPDAVAEASRWDNVLPDDRPPLAGLCFGVKDIIDVHGQPTRCGSHAHPHAPGQAGHIDAASVAALRQAGMVPLAKLATYEYALTGPAFDQPNPPTCNPWDTSAITGGSSSGSAAAVSAGLMRVALGTDTGGSIRAPAAYCGVVGLKPTTGLVSASGCFPLSQSLDVIGPLSACVEDAAVILEALAPASRAAADIGQELSGLRIAYARDWFVDDPAADPDLVRAMDDTAALLSLLGARIELVTLPPYQRLEDAATVILQAEALQNHLVGLRNRFEAYGKDARRNLLTGAVLDEQDVVHARGIAHRFRQEVDVLLAQHSALLMPTTLGTAPKFTAFADGAVWTAMRTMPFNMSGHPAISLPCGFGANGLPLGCQLVGAFGQEALLCRLAYQLEQSSNHSARPAIGAEPVSLDYP
- the hisD gene encoding histidinol dehydrogenase, producing the protein MTRLPIPDTIRFVKSPARDAIADNASVETLVAEVLKRVAAEGDAAVRDYSEKFDKAALDRFEVTAEEREAAVERLDPQTREDTEFAISNVRMFARAQFGTLQDLEVEIRPGVHLGHRNIPLDRVGCYVPGGRYPLLSAPIMSIVPAKVAGVGEIIACLPPNAHEAMIAGCHLSGADRIFRIGGAQAIAAMALGTQSVPPVDKIVGPGNAFVNEAKRQVFGPVGIDQLAGPSEIFILADHTGDAEMIATDLLAQAEHDTRTRVGLITTNADLAEAVLREVDVQLKSLSTAATAGQAWKDYGEISVCPDEATMIAYSDIVAAEHLQVHTEDAKTFARKLKHYGSLFIGPNASVVYSDKCCGTNHTLPTMGAGRYTGGLWVGSYIKTVTHQWMDEDGIREVAPPAVRQSASEGLEGHRRAAQLRLDRLQG